GAGGCCCGTGTCATCGTCTGGGAGGACGCCCGCACGCTGAAAGTGCCGTCGTCCGGCCTATTCCGCCGCGGCAGCGACTGGGCGGCCTTCGTCCTCCGCGACGGCGTCGCGCGCCTCGTGCCGGTCAAGGCCGGCCGCAGCTCCGGCGCCGAGACGCAAGTGCTCGACGGCCTCAAGGAAGGCGATGAGGTCATCCTTTACCCCGGCGACCGCATCGCCGAAGGCCAGCGCGTCGTGCCGATGCCGGTCACCGCCCGCTGAGATATTCGGTCCCCTTCCCGTAGCGGCGAGCTCGCAGCGAGCCGACGCACGCCCCTGCTCCGTATTTCTTCCCCCAAGCGCCCGCAGCGTTCATTACGTAATACGTAATAATGCTCACCGCGTGCCCCGCGCTAAACTCGCCGATGGAAGGAGTGTTTCGTTCCACCAGCAAATTCGCCCGGTAACCACCGGCGCGCATCAGCGCGTGTTTTCAATCGCTCGTGAAATCGAGCTCCGCACCGCGCCGCCCGCCCGGGCAACAATTGGCTGGCGCGCGCGCGCCCACGAATCTTTATCGGAAACATGAATCTCGTCGACGCCCGCACCGCCGTTGCCGCCGCGCTCGCGCGCATGAACGCCACCTACGGCGACACCGTCTTCAACGAGTGGGTGCTCGTCTCGCTCCGCGCCGACCGCAACGCCATCCTCGCCTACGAGGGACCGCGGCCGGAGAAATACAAGCAGCACTTCACCCTCGACCTCGCCTCGATGCTGAAGGAACTCGCCGGCCAGAAGCTCGGCGTGGGCGATTTCGCCTTCGCCGCCGACGCCGCCGGCACCCACTACGACGCCTGCATCCGACTCGGCGACACGAGCTATCTTTTCTGCAACGACACCCTGCGCACGATGACGCAAATCCGGCAGAGCCCGCATTGGCTCAGCGCGCAGAAACACTGGGCCGAGCTCAGCCAGAAGTTCGCGGCCGACCCGCTCGAGTAAAGGAGCCGGAGCGTCCAGCTCCCGCGCTTGGACCGCCGCGGTGAAACGGGAGCTGCAAGCTCCCGCCACTTGGCGTGACTCACGCCACGCTTGCCGGCCCGCACTGCGCGCGACATCAACGCGCCGTGGCACACACCCTCGCCTTCCTCGGTTCCGGCCGCCTCGGCTCCGCGATCATCCGCGGCCTGCTCGCGCAAAAAATCCACGCGCCCGCCGCCATCGCCTGCACGAGCAAATCCGGCGCCACCGCGCAAAAGCTCGCCGCGGAAACCGGCATCGCCTGCGAACCCGACCTCGAGCGCCTGCTGGGGCCCGCCGACATCGTCGTCGTCGCCTTCAAGCCGCAATCGCTCGCCACCGCCGATCCGCGGCTCGCCGAGCTCACCGCCGGCAAGCTCGTCATCTCGCTCCTCGCCGGCAAACGCCTCGCACGTCTCGCCCAGGTCTTCCCGCGCGCCCGCAATCTCGTGCGCACGATGCCGAACACCCCTGCCGCCATCGGCGCCGGCATCACCGCCTACTGCGCGCAAGCGCCGCTCACCGATGCCGACCGCGCCACGGTCGAGCGCATGCTCGGCGCGCTGGGCGAGTTCGTCGCGCTCGACGAAAAGTATTTCGACGCCGTCACCGCCGTCGGCGGCAGCGGCCCGGGCTTCGTCTTCGAGTTCATCGGCGCGCTGCGCGACGGCGGCATCGCCGCCGGCCTGCCGCCCGAAGTCGCCCAGCGACTCGCCACCCAGACCGCACTCGGCTCGCTCAAGCTCCTCGCGCACTCCGGCGCGACACCCGAAGCGCTGCGCGACCAGGTCGTCTCGCCCAACGGCACGACCTACGCCGGCCTGCAAGTGCTCGCGGGCGCCAAGTTCCGCGACCTCCTGCGCGACACCGTCCAAGCCGCCACTCGCCGCGCCGACGAACTCTCGCAGGATTGAGGTGGCCCGACCTCTCCGAGGGCGGGTGCTCCCGCGCCCGGAGGTCGCGGGCTACCTGTCTCCGCACGCGCCACGCGCGTTTTTTCCGTCTGGCTTCCGTCCACCCTCGGCTCTGGACTCTTCGCTCCAGACTCTAGACTTTTCCGCCCATGTCCTCCCCGCTCTCAGGTCGCATCCTCGTCACCGGCG
This portion of the Candidatus Didemnitutus sp. genome encodes:
- the proC gene encoding pyrroline-5-carboxylate reductase — protein: MAHTLAFLGSGRLGSAIIRGLLAQKIHAPAAIACTSKSGATAQKLAAETGIACEPDLERLLGPADIVVVAFKPQSLATADPRLAELTAGKLVISLLAGKRLARLAQVFPRARNLVRTMPNTPAAIGAGITAYCAQAPLTDADRATVERMLGALGEFVALDEKYFDAVTAVGGSGPGFVFEFIGALRDGGIAAGLPPEVAQRLATQTALGSLKLLAHSGATPEALRDQVVSPNGTTYAGLQVLAGAKFRDLLRDTVQAATRRADELSQD